One genomic segment of Paenibacillus durus includes these proteins:
- a CDS encoding CapA family protein, translating to MRKLSAIIIVIMLVLSTNTGIGTAASASTKASASGGVKLVFAGDILLDGYVGGQIAKYGVNYPFLKVAPVLKQADVAFANLETPVSTRGQASDKTFVFRSKPGTLAGLNYAGIDGVTVANNHILDYGQTAMLDTLSYLDKYGIGRTGAGRNIEEAFKPYTKTVNGKKIAVLGVSRVLSGPSWYAGKNKPGAASAYTAEPLLGKIRQAAKANDFTVVYIHWNQEFKDYPLEESRKLARQMIDSGADLIIGSHSHCLMGIEYYKHKPIYYSLGNFVFNRSTRGGEKTLDSMLANFQIAGDKLSASITPVKITRGQPVFMDANYNKKIIQMLDKLSYNASVDSKGNVSEKNTSAK from the coding sequence TTGCGAAAATTATCAGCAATTATCATTGTGATTATGCTGGTCCTATCTACGAATACAGGGATTGGAACGGCAGCATCCGCTTCCACCAAAGCATCAGCTTCGGGCGGCGTCAAGCTGGTGTTCGCCGGCGACATTTTGCTGGACGGTTATGTCGGCGGCCAGATTGCAAAATACGGGGTGAACTACCCCTTCCTCAAAGTGGCGCCCGTGTTGAAGCAAGCGGATGTAGCCTTCGCCAATCTGGAAACGCCCGTTTCGACAAGAGGCCAGGCATCGGATAAAACATTCGTATTCCGGTCCAAGCCGGGTACGCTCGCCGGGTTAAATTATGCCGGAATTGACGGGGTGACCGTGGCGAACAATCATATTCTTGATTACGGGCAGACGGCGATGCTGGACACTTTGTCCTATCTGGACAAGTATGGCATCGGCCGCACGGGAGCGGGCCGGAATATAGAGGAAGCGTTCAAGCCTTACACCAAGACTGTGAACGGCAAGAAGATCGCCGTGCTGGGCGTAAGCCGTGTGCTGTCCGGACCATCGTGGTATGCGGGCAAGAACAAACCGGGGGCGGCATCGGCTTACACTGCGGAACCGCTGCTTGGCAAGATCAGGCAAGCGGCCAAAGCCAATGATTTTACAGTCGTATATATTCACTGGAACCAGGAATTCAAGGATTATCCGCTGGAAGAATCCCGTAAGCTTGCCAGACAGATGATCGACAGTGGAGCGGATCTCATTATCGGATCGCACAGCCATTGCCTGATGGGAATCGAGTATTACAAGCACAAGCCCATCTATTATTCACTGGGCAACTTTGTGTTCAACCGCTCCACGCGGGGCGGAGAGAAGACGCTGGATTCAATGCTGGCCAATTTTCAAATTGCCGGAGACAAGCTGTCTGCCAGTATAACGCCGGTCAAAATCACGCGCGGCCAGCCGGTATTTATGGATGCAAATTATAACAAGAAGATTATTCAGATGCTGGACAAGCTGTCATACAATGCTTCCGTTGATTCAAAGGGCAATGTGTCCGAGAAAAATACAAGCGCAAAGTAG
- a CDS encoding YheC/YheD family endospore coat-associated protein: protein MPVSELGCLGVLNGGGGKDSPVAEPLFCSLLCRAAPKYGLRVIIFTPDGVSEDGRTVSGFIRSGEEWHAATSAAPDIVYNRMFCRSPEERRSTSRALNALASSLAWSRGLPDKWKVHEILQRNRRASALLPETKRYDGSRGLELMLAEREDGVFLKPRAGTHGKRTLHASPWAASPGGLLARGRDGQNREIIRGFEDRRRGLEWIDRFIGGQGFIMQPFLQLSGTGGQPFDVRVLMQKDGGGRWTLAGMAVRLGPRGSLTSNLHGGGTAVHPASFLRKQYGGAAADILRELTLTAAFLPPLLEAGCGRLGELGLDFGIDPGGRIWLLEANSKPGRSAFTLTGDQEAARRSAENPLSYARYLLLTRRRSLRTAAGGYGLSGKLISMVPKEDS, encoded by the coding sequence ATGCCTGTGAGCGAACTGGGCTGTCTCGGCGTCCTAAACGGAGGGGGCGGCAAGGATTCACCGGTAGCTGAGCCCCTCTTCTGCAGCCTGCTCTGCCGGGCCGCTCCTAAATACGGTCTGCGCGTTATTATATTCACGCCGGATGGCGTGTCGGAGGATGGACGGACGGTGAGCGGGTTCATCCGGAGCGGCGAAGAATGGCATGCAGCCACATCGGCGGCGCCTGACATTGTATATAACCGGATGTTCTGCCGGAGCCCGGAAGAAAGACGCAGTACCTCCCGGGCCCTGAATGCGCTGGCGAGCAGCCTGGCATGGTCTCGGGGGCTGCCGGACAAATGGAAGGTACATGAAATATTGCAGCGAAACCGCAGAGCATCCGCACTGCTGCCCGAGACTAAACGATATGATGGCAGCCGCGGCCTGGAGCTCATGCTCGCGGAAAGAGAAGACGGGGTCTTTTTGAAACCCCGGGCAGGCACACACGGAAAGCGTACCCTGCATGCGTCGCCCTGGGCAGCGTCGCCCGGAGGACTTCTTGCAAGAGGCCGGGACGGTCAGAACCGCGAGATCATCCGAGGCTTTGAGGACCGCCGCAGGGGGCTTGAATGGATTGACCGCTTTATCGGCGGCCAAGGCTTTATCATGCAGCCGTTCCTGCAATTGAGCGGCACCGGCGGACAGCCGTTCGATGTCCGCGTGCTTATGCAGAAGGACGGCGGCGGACGCTGGACGCTCGCCGGCATGGCGGTCCGCCTTGGCCCGCGCGGGTCGCTTACCTCGAACCTTCACGGCGGAGGAACTGCGGTGCATCCCGCCTCCTTTTTGCGGAAGCAATACGGCGGGGCGGCGGCAGACATTTTAAGAGAGCTTACGCTTACGGCTGCTTTCCTTCCGCCGCTGCTGGAGGCAGGTTGCGGCCGGCTCGGCGAGCTCGGGCTTGATTTCGGCATCGATCCCGGTGGCCGGATCTGGCTGCTGGAGGCAAACTCCAAGCCGGGCCGCTCGGCCTTCACGCTGACTGGCGATCAAGAAGCAGCACGGCGCTCGGCCGAAAACCCGCTTTCTTACGCAAGGTATCTGCTGCTGACACGGCGGCGATCGCTCCGCACCGCCGCAGGCGGGTACGGATTATCCGGAAAATTGATATCTATGGTGCCTAAGGAGGATTCATAA
- a CDS encoding YheC/YheD family endospore coat-associated protein — MGLTFCNVHFTKQPQRVVYISGSLMKSLKLSGKKNIRLRLGKDAIPAVVKPIKRAGKHLFLASGVQNAIKVPKSGSVYLRNLQNDEVQLGPLVGVLSDGPSSSGQPFGSRTGFIKQLLRQGSNMCYIFAFMPRDINWQQERVYGYFLTENGKFERKMVPLPDVIYNRLPSRRAETSPAINQLRDRFTRKKIPFFNWSFFNKSDIYRLLEGDSFASQYVPETHSSPEPDLIKDMLERHHFVYYKPSAGSLGHGIYRLTYLPKRGYFARYRRGGKNVLLRFSTFDSLMRQLRSRHGRSLHSYVVQQGIRLIEIDGCPIDFRFHMHKNGSNQWVVVGIGAKKAGRGSVTTHLKNGGSLLTPQQALGRVFGAKSDEVLQRAKQTAIRLAESLEFQHRHLIGEIGFDLGIDQDEDIWMFEANAKPGRSIFRHPSLRAEGKASIEHILEHCLYLSKFRRRDDM, encoded by the coding sequence ATGGGTCTCACATTTTGCAATGTCCATTTCACCAAGCAGCCCCAAAGGGTCGTATACATCTCGGGGTCGCTGATGAAAAGCCTGAAGCTGTCCGGGAAGAAGAACATCCGGCTGCGGCTCGGCAAAGACGCCATTCCGGCGGTGGTTAAACCAATTAAGCGCGCCGGCAAGCATCTTTTTCTGGCTTCGGGCGTCCAAAATGCTATCAAAGTGCCTAAATCGGGCAGCGTCTACTTACGCAACCTTCAGAACGACGAAGTTCAGCTCGGCCCGCTCGTTGGAGTCCTGTCTGACGGTCCGTCTTCTTCGGGTCAGCCGTTCGGTTCCCGAACGGGCTTCATCAAGCAACTGCTGCGCCAAGGCAGCAACATGTGCTATATATTCGCGTTCATGCCCCGTGACATTAATTGGCAGCAGGAGCGCGTGTATGGTTATTTTCTGACGGAGAACGGCAAGTTCGAGCGCAAGATGGTGCCTCTGCCCGATGTCATCTACAACCGGCTGCCCAGCAGGCGGGCGGAAACCTCCCCGGCGATCAACCAGCTTCGGGATCGGTTTACCCGCAAGAAAATCCCTTTTTTCAACTGGAGCTTTTTTAATAAATCCGATATTTACCGGCTGCTTGAGGGCGACAGCTTCGCCAGCCAATACGTGCCCGAAACGCACAGCAGCCCGGAGCCCGACTTGATTAAGGATATGCTTGAGCGCCATCATTTTGTCTACTACAAGCCTTCGGCCGGCAGTCTAGGCCACGGCATTTACCGCCTGACTTATCTGCCCAAACGCGGCTATTTCGCCCGTTACCGCCGGGGAGGCAAAAATGTGCTGCTTCGCTTTTCCACCTTCGACAGCCTGATGCGGCAGCTGCGGTCCCGCCATGGGCGCAGCCTGCACAGCTACGTCGTTCAGCAGGGCATTCGCCTGATCGAAATCGACGGCTGTCCGATTGACTTCCGGTTCCATATGCACAAGAACGGCAGCAACCAGTGGGTCGTAGTCGGGATCGGAGCGAAAAAAGCCGGACGAGGCAGCGTAACCACCCATCTGAAGAACGGCGGCTCCCTACTTACACCGCAGCAGGCGCTCGGCCGCGTATTCGGAGCCAAATCCGACGAGGTTCTGCAGCGGGCGAAGCAGACGGCCATCCGGCTGGCGGAATCACTGGAATTCCAGCACCGTCATCTGATTGGCGAAATCGGCTTCGATCTCGGTATCGACCAGGATGAAGATATCTGGATGTTCGAGGCCAATGCCAAACCCGGACGGTCCATCTTTCGCCATCCGTCCCTGCGCGCTGAAGGCAAGGCCTCCATCGAGCATATTCTGGAGCACTGCCTATACCTCAGCAAATTCCGCAGGAGGGATGATATGTGA
- a CDS encoding hemolysin family protein, producing the protein MHTEFEVGSLILNLLLVLVLVFFNGVFVAAEFSLVKVRQSRLTQLQTEGNKLAGYALKVNRRLDAYLSATQLGITLASLGLGWVGEPAISELLVEPLMFKLGVSDHATISTVSVVIGFSIITFLHIVLGELAPKSLAIQKTEGSALLLSAPLIFFYKLFFPVIWVLNASANWLLRLVGVEPASEAEAAHSEEEIRILMNQSAKSGVIDKDEMKLMDNLFEFSDRLAREVMLPRTDMDCLYTNLSVEENLRIVSETKHSRYPVAFEDKDRIIGFVHITDFLLASPEQQDDLAALVRPILNVPESIEISHALRLMQKNHLQMTLVVDEYGGTAGLLTAEEIIEEIVGDLHDEFEDERPDVEYKDGGYISVDGRMLIEDVNDLIGIQIEDDEVDSIGGWLFKELEGNPAKGKRRVVDHVIFEVEESTRLRITRINIHREPVPLEQETAEAQAENE; encoded by the coding sequence GTGCATACGGAATTCGAGGTAGGAAGTTTAATTCTTAACCTTCTGCTTGTTCTGGTGCTCGTCTTTTTTAACGGTGTCTTTGTAGCGGCGGAATTCTCGTTAGTAAAGGTTCGCCAATCCCGGCTGACGCAGCTTCAAACCGAAGGCAATAAACTGGCGGGTTATGCGCTTAAAGTCAACCGCCGACTCGACGCTTATCTGTCCGCTACCCAGTTAGGTATAACCCTGGCCTCGCTTGGTCTTGGCTGGGTAGGGGAGCCGGCCATTTCGGAGCTGCTCGTGGAACCATTGATGTTCAAGCTGGGGGTCTCCGACCATGCCACGATTTCCACCGTATCGGTCGTCATCGGCTTCTCCATCATCACTTTCTTACATATTGTGCTTGGCGAGCTCGCGCCCAAATCCCTGGCGATCCAGAAGACGGAGGGCTCTGCGCTGCTGCTTTCAGCTCCATTGATTTTCTTTTACAAGCTGTTCTTCCCGGTTATCTGGGTACTGAACGCGTCGGCGAACTGGCTGCTGCGGCTTGTCGGTGTAGAGCCGGCCAGTGAGGCGGAGGCCGCCCACTCCGAGGAGGAGATCCGCATCCTGATGAATCAGAGCGCGAAGAGCGGCGTGATCGATAAGGACGAAATGAAGCTGATGGACAATTTATTCGAGTTCTCCGACCGTTTGGCCCGCGAGGTGATGCTTCCCCGGACAGACATGGACTGCTTATACACGAACCTGTCTGTGGAGGAGAATTTGCGGATTGTCTCGGAGACGAAGCATTCCCGCTATCCCGTTGCATTTGAGGACAAGGACCGGATTATCGGCTTTGTGCATATTACCGATTTTCTGCTTGCGTCTCCGGAGCAGCAGGACGATCTGGCGGCTCTGGTCCGTCCGATCCTGAATGTGCCGGAATCGATCGAAATCAGCCATGCGCTGAGGCTTATGCAGAAGAATCATCTCCAGATGACGCTTGTCGTGGACGAATACGGCGGCACCGCCGGTCTGCTTACCGCGGAGGAAATAATCGAAGAAATCGTCGGCGATCTGCATGACGAATTCGAAGATGAGCGTCCCGACGTGGAGTATAAGGATGGAGGCTACATCTCGGTCGACGGCCGGATGCTGATAGAGGATGTCAATGACCTCATAGGCATCCAGATCGAGGACGACGAGGTCGATTCCATTGGCGGCTGGCTGTTCAAGGAACTGGAAGGGAACCCGGCCAAAGGAAAACGCAGAGTCGTCGATCATGTTATCTTCGAGGTCGAGGAATCAACCCGGCTTAGGATTACCCGAATCAATATTCACCGGGAGCCTGTGCCTCTTGAACAAGAGACGGCTGAAGCTCAGGCTGAGAACGAATAA
- a CDS encoding YheC/YheD family endospore coat-associated protein — protein sequence MSKLKIPVHTVHSGILQENAVMLGDRLIKKLKIPAHGPVYLSFGSFRQEVTVIPAPKSDSLRVSEGLARKTGWRARNVLNASYSSGSRILRLGPLIGVLVSREHPEHPERLFGPITLFCRELTNACRAQGAFVYFFTPEALESTGSTISGWVYDEGWKRSKLPVADVINNRLTTRKAENKPSVQHFLAEVKSRYGTHFFNEKFLDKTEVFEALRHDPALQRYLPESHSLSGFATLKKMCGHYPVVFLKPVRGSLGKGILRVSREEGGGYRLQSTTPMGTRKQIYPSLTKLYQAIAPKMKTTRFQIQQGLPLMEIGRRPVDFRALVQKNGTGKWHVTSIVARTAGNNHFVSNLARGGSLSTVREAIGKSSIPPGTKESANLQLPKAALAIAKGVEAHIPAHFGELGIDLGMDQSGRIWLLEVNSKPSKNDNTPLHETKIRPSVKQMIQYCRYLAGI from the coding sequence ATGTCAAAGCTAAAGATCCCGGTCCATACGGTGCACTCGGGCATTCTGCAGGAGAACGCTGTTATGCTCGGCGACCGGCTCATCAAAAAACTCAAAATCCCCGCGCACGGACCGGTCTATCTGTCCTTCGGTTCTTTCCGTCAGGAGGTCACTGTCATACCGGCCCCTAAATCCGACAGCCTGCGCGTCAGCGAAGGCTTGGCGCGAAAGACCGGGTGGAGGGCCCGGAATGTTCTGAACGCCTCCTACAGTTCAGGAAGCCGGATCCTCCGGCTCGGGCCGCTGATCGGCGTGCTCGTCAGCCGGGAGCATCCCGAGCATCCCGAGAGGCTGTTCGGTCCGATCACCCTGTTCTGCCGTGAATTGACGAACGCTTGCCGTGCGCAAGGAGCTTTTGTCTATTTCTTTACGCCCGAAGCGCTGGAAAGCACCGGTTCCACGATTTCGGGCTGGGTGTATGACGAGGGCTGGAAAAGATCGAAGCTGCCCGTCGCCGACGTCATCAATAACAGGCTTACGACGCGTAAAGCAGAGAATAAACCTAGCGTACAGCATTTTTTGGCGGAAGTAAAATCTCGGTACGGCACCCATTTCTTCAATGAAAAATTCCTCGACAAGACAGAGGTGTTCGAAGCTCTGCGGCATGATCCCGCCCTCCAGCGGTACTTGCCGGAGTCCCACTCGCTCAGCGGATTTGCGACCCTTAAGAAAATGTGCGGGCATTACCCCGTTGTGTTCCTTAAGCCCGTCCGCGGCAGCCTCGGCAAAGGCATTCTGCGGGTTTCCCGTGAAGAAGGCGGCGGCTACAGGCTGCAGTCCACAACTCCAATGGGCACCCGCAAGCAGATCTATCCGAGTCTTACCAAATTGTATCAAGCCATCGCCCCAAAGATGAAGACCACCCGCTTTCAGATCCAGCAGGGCCTGCCTCTGATGGAAATCGGACGCAGGCCGGTCGATTTCCGCGCGCTTGTGCAAAAGAACGGCACCGGGAAATGGCATGTCACCTCGATTGTCGCCCGCACCGCCGGGAACAACCACTTCGTCTCGAACCTGGCCCGGGGCGGCAGCCTCAGTACCGTCCGTGAGGCGATTGGCAAAAGCTCTATTCCGCCCGGCACCAAGGAAAGTGCGAATCTTCAGCTTCCGAAGGCGGCACTGGCCATAGCCAAAGGAGTCGAGGCCCACATTCCCGCCCATTTCGGCGAACTGGGCATCGATCTCGGAATGGATCAATCCGGACGAATCTGGCTGCTGGAAGTCAATTCCAAACCATCTAAGAACGACAACACTCCGCTGCACGAAACAAAAATCAGGCCATCCGTCAAACAGATGATCCAATACTGCCGCTACCTTGCCGGTATATAA
- a CDS encoding spore coat associated protein CotJA — protein sequence MSNLQASNLQASNPQAPNPQVSQERFYTPYRGPFDPCPPIPCKSYVVPPHLFLGFQPPNLPQFSLPEALRFGTLWPALFSPYSPQIRGGN from the coding sequence GTGTCAAATCTCCAGGCGTCAAATCTCCAGGCGTCGAATCCCCAGGCGCCGAATCCCCAGGTATCTCAAGAACGCTTCTATACGCCGTACAGAGGACCGTTCGATCCCTGCCCGCCGATTCCTTGCAAGAGCTATGTTGTGCCGCCTCATCTGTTTCTTGGCTTTCAACCGCCCAACCTGCCGCAGTTCAGTCTTCCGGAGGCGCTGAGATTTGGTACGCTCTGGCCGGCGCTGTTCAGTCCGTATTCACCTCAAATCAGAGGAGGGAATTAA
- a CDS encoding YheC/YheD family endospore coat-associated protein — MNIRTDDRPVIAILTTSDKTRLFRGNHKNFRDIIRTGRELGYLAYVVTVRDLKLGNSTITGYVPGPGKSWISVQLPFPQIIYNRIPTREDEAKPAVARKIAECLEHPGIRLYNPYFFNKWSLFEWLRGSNATSRHVPATRRLRSARTLSTMLKTHTSLYLKPETGKAGKGIMRLKYYAEGALPYRLQIQTGKKNVTYKAASMERLWARIGKERGSSHYIVQQAIELATCKGRPFDLRVLLQKNGRGGWAVTGIGARLAGSRSITTHVPRGGSIEDPSKMLEAMFGPDRTASILKNLSSTTLLIARQIERASGYTLGEMSMDLGADDKGGLWFFEANSRPMKFDEPDIRKLSLERIFYYSQHLARQTAIIP, encoded by the coding sequence GTGAACATCCGGACAGACGACAGACCGGTCATCGCCATTCTGACGACCAGCGACAAGACCAGACTGTTCCGAGGCAACCATAAGAATTTTCGTGATATCATTCGTACCGGCAGAGAGCTCGGCTATCTCGCCTATGTAGTTACCGTTCGCGACCTGAAGCTGGGGAATTCCACGATTACCGGGTATGTTCCGGGTCCGGGCAAGTCATGGATCTCCGTTCAGCTGCCTTTCCCGCAAATTATTTACAACCGCATCCCAACCCGTGAGGATGAAGCCAAACCCGCAGTCGCCCGTAAAATCGCCGAATGTCTGGAGCACCCGGGCATTCGGCTGTACAATCCGTACTTTTTCAATAAATGGAGTCTGTTCGAATGGCTGAGAGGCTCTAACGCCACTTCCCGCCATGTGCCGGCTACGAGACGGCTGAGAAGCGCACGCACACTGTCGACGATGCTGAAGACCCACACCAGCCTGTATCTCAAACCGGAGACCGGCAAAGCCGGAAAAGGAATCATGCGGCTTAAATACTACGCCGAGGGTGCTCTGCCATACCGCCTGCAAATCCAAACCGGGAAAAAGAACGTAACGTACAAGGCGGCGTCGATGGAACGCCTGTGGGCCCGCATCGGGAAGGAACGCGGCAGCTCCCATTATATTGTTCAGCAGGCGATTGAGCTTGCGACCTGTAAGGGAAGACCGTTCGACCTGCGCGTGCTTCTGCAGAAAAACGGCAGAGGCGGATGGGCGGTAACGGGCATCGGCGCAAGACTGGCGGGCTCCCGCAGCATTACGACCCATGTCCCGCGCGGCGGCAGCATCGAAGATCCTTCCAAGATGCTGGAAGCGATGTTCGGCCCTGATCGGACCGCATCCATCCTGAAGAACCTCTCTTCCACCACCCTGCTGATCGCACGGCAGATAGAGCGTGCTTCCGGCTATACACTGGGGGAGATGTCCATGGATCTTGGAGCTGACGACAAAGGCGGACTCTGGTTCTTCGAAGCCAATTCCCGGCCCATGAAATTCGACGAACCGGACATCCGGAAGCTCTCGCTCGAACGGATCTTCTATTACAGCCAGCACCTGGCCCGCCAAACCGCAATCATCCCGTAA
- a CDS encoding spore coat protein CotJB, producing the protein MDANPHDPRYYELLEQLQTLDFALVELNLYLDTHPTDLKSIQQFNQLTQERTRLAKQFQELYGPLQNFGRAYSKCPWEWNQSPWPWQV; encoded by the coding sequence ATGGATGCGAATCCTCACGATCCCCGTTACTATGAGCTGCTCGAGCAGCTGCAGACGCTTGATTTTGCGCTGGTGGAGCTGAATCTGTACCTGGATACCCATCCGACCGACCTGAAGAGCATTCAGCAGTTTAACCAGCTTACCCAAGAGCGCACCCGGCTGGCAAAACAGTTCCAAGAGCTGTACGGACCGCTGCAAAATTTTGGGCGCGCATATTCGAAATGTCCTTGGGAATGGAATCAGAGCCCCTGGCCCTGGCAGGTCTAG
- a CDS encoding YlbF family regulator: MNIYDKAHELARAIKESGEVADITAALKLVEADPESSRMLNNFRSSQQELQERMMAGEMPAPEEMEKMEKLFEVLNLNLGIRRLFEAERRLSVVIEDVNKIISGSLEHLYGADV, encoded by the coding sequence ATGAACATCTATGATAAGGCGCATGAATTGGCCCGGGCAATCAAGGAGAGCGGCGAGGTGGCGGACATTACCGCCGCGCTTAAGCTGGTGGAGGCCGACCCGGAGAGCAGCAGGATGCTGAACAATTTTCGCAGCAGCCAGCAGGAGCTTCAGGAGCGGATGATGGCCGGGGAAATGCCGGCTCCGGAAGAGATGGAGAAGATGGAGAAGCTGTTCGAGGTGCTGAACCTGAACCTTGGCATCCGCCGCCTGTTCGAAGCGGAACGCCGCCTGAGCGTCGTCATCGAAGACGTGAACAAGATTATTTCCGGCAGCCTGGAGCATTTGTACGGAGCGGACGTCTAA
- a CDS encoding YheC/YheD family endospore coat-associated protein, translating into MREPVLGILTLYLNNAKQLEEKSIYGKMITQGKRIGLDVFVFTPMDVDSGKQRINAMVFDPGTGKWSRKWRTFPDMIYDRCRIQRSERFQQLLRFRSRYNHLTFLNRPLRNKWTIHQTFSQKGRFRPHMPATLLYHSSSDLHQMLKTSPVIYIKPINGTGGRGILRIERLKQTRGMFDIQGRRQNRRIIQPRQVSLLRLESIVRQWCIGGRFLIQQGIPLRLPSGRFHDYRMLVQKNREGNWELTGIAGRVGAAKSVTSNLHGGGHAVKAETLLKEWLGSGEKAAKALQTAERLGLDAASFLEDSFGTLCELALDLAIDREGRVFVLEVNPKPAREVFSRAGERDTYRKALQQPLEYALWVYRTKLSPSSSKKIEE; encoded by the coding sequence GTGCGAGAGCCTGTCTTAGGTATTCTTACCCTGTATCTGAACAACGCCAAGCAGCTTGAAGAAAAAAGCATATACGGCAAAATGATCACGCAGGGCAAACGGATCGGCCTTGATGTCTTCGTGTTCACACCGATGGATGTCGATAGCGGAAAGCAGCGGATTAATGCGATGGTGTTCGATCCCGGAACGGGTAAATGGAGCCGCAAATGGCGGACCTTTCCCGACATGATCTATGACCGCTGCCGCATTCAGCGCAGCGAGCGGTTCCAGCAGCTGCTGCGCTTCCGCTCGCGTTACAATCATCTTACCTTCCTGAACCGTCCGCTGCGGAACAAATGGACGATTCATCAGACATTCTCGCAAAAAGGCCGGTTCCGTCCGCATATGCCGGCTACACTGCTGTACCATTCTTCCTCAGACCTGCACCAAATGCTTAAGACCAGCCCTGTAATTTATATCAAACCGATAAACGGTACCGGCGGGAGAGGCATTCTGCGTATCGAGCGGCTGAAACAGACTCGCGGAATGTTCGATATCCAGGGCCGCCGCCAGAATCGCCGGATTATCCAGCCGCGCCAGGTGTCGCTGCTGCGGCTCGAGTCCATCGTACGCCAGTGGTGCATCGGAGGCCGTTTCCTGATCCAGCAGGGGATTCCGCTGCGCCTTCCAAGCGGCCGGTTCCACGATTACCGGATGCTCGTTCAGAAGAACAGGGAAGGCAATTGGGAGCTGACCGGAATAGCGGGCCGTGTAGGGGCTGCCAAAAGCGTGACCTCCAACCTGCACGGCGGCGGGCATGCTGTAAAAGCGGAGACACTGCTCAAAGAGTGGCTGGGCAGCGGTGAAAAAGCGGCAAAAGCCTTGCAAACGGCCGAACGGCTCGGACTGGATGCCGCTTCATTTCTGGAAGACAGCTTCGGCACTTTATGCGAGCTGGCGCTTGATCTGGCCATCGACCGGGAAGGCAGAGTCTTCGTGCTGGAGGTTAACCCCAAACCAGCCCGTGAGGTGTTCTCAAGGGCCGGCGAAAGGGACACCTACCGCAAAGCGCTTCAGCAGCCGCTTGAATATGCGCTTTGGGTGTACCGCACGAAGCTGTCGCCTTCATCCTCGAAGAAAATCGAGGAGTAA
- a CDS encoding manganese catalase family protein gives MWVYEKKLQYPVRVCKCDVRMAKYLIEQYGGADGELAAALRYMNQRYSIPDKIIGLLTDISTEELAHLEMIATMVYKLTKDATVEQLKEAGLGAHYANHDSALYYENAGGVPWTAAYIQAKGDPIADLYEDIAAEEKARATYQWLINMTDDVDLQDSLKFLREREVVHSQRFREAVEILKEDREYKKVF, from the coding sequence GTGTGGGTGTATGAAAAAAAGCTGCAGTATCCGGTAAGAGTGTGCAAGTGCGACGTTCGGATGGCAAAGTATCTCATCGAGCAGTACGGGGGTGCGGATGGGGAGCTGGCCGCGGCTCTTCGTTATATGAATCAAAGATATTCCATCCCGGATAAGATTATCGGGTTACTTACTGACATTTCAACGGAAGAGCTGGCCCATTTGGAAATGATTGCAACCATGGTCTACAAGCTGACTAAAGACGCGACCGTGGAGCAGTTGAAGGAGGCTGGACTCGGAGCCCATTATGCCAACCATGACTCCGCTCTTTATTACGAGAATGCTGGAGGCGTGCCGTGGACGGCCGCCTATATTCAGGCAAAAGGGGACCCGATCGCCGATCTGTACGAAGACATTGCCGCAGAGGAAAAGGCCCGGGCTACATATCAGTGGCTGATCAACATGACCGACGATGTGGATCTGCAGGATAGTCTCAAATTCCTTAGGGAACGGGAAGTCGTACATTCGCAGCGCTTTAGGGAAGCCGTCGAGATTCTTAAGGAGGACCGGGAGTACAAGAAGGTATTCTGA
- a CDS encoding AbrB/MazE/SpoVT family DNA-binding domain-containing protein yields MKATGIVRKVDELGRIVIPIELRRTMGIDIKDPLEIFVDGEKIILRKYEPTCIFSGSSENLINFKGKMVSRDILDELIESFDHQVK; encoded by the coding sequence ATGAAGGCAACAGGAATTGTAAGAAAAGTGGATGAGTTGGGACGTATCGTTATTCCGATTGAGCTGCGCCGCACAATGGGGATCGATATCAAGGACCCGCTCGAAATTTTTGTCGATGGTGAGAAGATCATCCTCAGAAAATATGAACCGACTTGTATTTTCTCCGGAAGCTCGGAGAACCTGATTAACTTCAAAGGCAAAATGGTCAGCCGGGACATTCTCGACGAGCTGATTGAGAGTTTTGATCATCAGGTGAAATAA